In Euphorbia lathyris chromosome 2, ddEupLath1.1, whole genome shotgun sequence, the sequence CTCCAAGTCAAAAAAAACCTTAATGGTGAAGGTttcatgcctataaataggatggagcccaAGGCATTTGAGAGGAAGAAAATTGGACCCGAACCCTTGGAAAAATTCAACGAGACCCGAATTCttccaaaaacacaaaaatcgactcaaaacacaatcaatcgacttgatttggatcTCCATTACCGATTgaagaggtaataatccgaggaactagactcATTTAATCCTTTTATTGCATTTTGGTTATGTAGATCtctttatttactcttttattgcacttttattgtttagatttgtcaaattaattttctgTTTTCATTCTACAAATACTTGAGTTTGgatctaaaataaaaacctcgttttatgtcccaatacgaaccgtgaccccatttaggggtagttcgggactaaaacgttgtagatctagaaaatgttttaattaacgttttaaaataaaacatcgttttgggagtctccgttatagactatgacccgatttgggtagttcggagaccaaaaatgatagaatagattagatctaaagctttttaataaatctggaatgTTGAGGGACTGTTTCTGAGATTTTCCCATCTTTTTGTCATAAAAGCAGATCAGTGATagatttttcgtcacaaaatcTGCTGGAACCTTTTAAAATACCATTTATTACACTTTTACTactttatatatgtatatatatgtatacggGTGGGTAGAGTAAATGAtttcattctattttttatatgtattaatgtatatgtgtatttatatatgagTTTGGGTtatagatattatttttggttttttttttaggattttttgttAATAGTTTTCACTTTTatggttattaattatttattgatgGGTTGGGTGTTAAAATGTTGTATTAGTATTAAGATATTATGGGGTATTATTTTGGGTTAATTGTTTGAGGGTATATAATATGGTATCATTTTGGTTTATTTAGATAACCTAGGTAATTATTTTGGGGGTATTACATAGAGAATTATTTTGGCTACTTGTTTTGGGGTTCTCTTTCGATTTTCGGTAAGAATAGGGACTGTTTTGTTATTTGGTGACTTTATGGGCCATTTTGGGGGTTTATGGGCTATTAGTACATTATTTGTGTTTATAGATATATTTGGGTTAAATTGGAGTCATATATGAATATAGGGGTATATTATGACATTGAATATAGTCTTTATGCTTTTTGTTTTCCTaactatttttaataataatctaCTTATTATGTATAGTATAATAgttattttcctatttaaatatcatttatactaagttagctttgtaaaattatatatatatatatatatatatatatatatatatattttttttaagtctaTTTGAGCTATACTAGTGATTATTTTGGGGGATTGTTTATTTGGACCTTttggggtaattaattaataaatatttttagatTCATTAAACACTATTTTGGGTATTAATATTTAGATGTACATttgggggttattttctatatatttattatgtaaaaactatttggagttaaaagttattttcttatttatgaacattgttcattgtttttacatgtttttaattaaaataaaagtgtattatatctagtattatTTTCATTGCTATTTTTCACCTATtaataatcataatatatatatattctgttTACCTCACCTTTAATCTATAGGTATAATTACCATTTctactaaaaatatatatatgtatatatttcttcttttccctttgacatttatatatatatatatatatagatttcaaAGGTATTTGGTTGAGTAAGTCCCGGGTTAAAAATAGTTAATTGTTGTAAATATGTTCAagtaaggttcaattgagtAAATAGgggaaataaaccacaaaaaagagatttcaacttgattatttaaactaaagttTTTTTAGAGATTCCGAAcgtaattaaaaggtttttggTTCTTTTCCATTTTCAAACGATTTCCACAATAtcacgttttgaaaccttaatccgttccaacgacggattaagcgaaccatGTAATTAAAAGCGtttttatttgtaaatatttgagttttgaattgttttcctatccaaatggttttgtacaaaaataaacggacttgtatgcttaatcacattTTTCCGGTTAAAGATTTTTATCTcacattttcaaacgctcgagtcgttccaacggcgattcgagtgaacatcatgtaaattaacggggttttgaaacgtacctaaattgttccaacgacgattaatgtatgaaccatgtaaataaactcgttttggggagtgagattagtgtagatttaatatgtaaattGAAGCATAagtcacactgtgaataaatcaattctttcttctatctccctcttCCTCTCCTAAATActttaaattcatgcaaaatgggtgattctttactaaaatggctttcaataacatgctcaaaacggttttcaaagtgagaaagaaaaggtttcaaatgaattttaaacttaaagagatatacgattagtccgttatcgcctaacacgctaagtaggaggccggtggttcataattgggcgatatcggggtgcctagtagcctttctccggaaaggagctagccttctcggctcgtacctaagtttcccgaaccctcaccggtctcccgcaagggatcggtgttcattttcccattcgtgggtggtgactcttccatactccgagctccgaccctgccgagcagcttgattccgcgattggttgcttttggcgccaatcacagcatctgtcatcaacggtgtccaccccccggtccgcccgcgtgaggccgcgacacctacaagtggcgactctgctggggaagcgagaaatttgattccggaaggcgtgtattaagcccttaacgggaacggatcgtattatttcttttcatatgcattcataagcattattgcaaaccttttggataatttccgcgaaacctctagcgaaagtccattcgtcgctcgaaagaggctagtgtaagttcccccttgcagtaaggcgccaaagggtccccatccattcgttaggggcgaatttgtgcggtcttgtgaggtcccgcgatcagccgtgtcagcatatagtagccttagaagttgccataggattacccgttactatttttgatgtgataaatgaatcagttcgtgttttcaaattgccatgatacatgtctaatcctaaaatatgtaaagaaaatgaaacgatacgttaatatatactcttaaaccgatatacaaactaccccaaaacatcgaaatgattcgaactaaagacgacttagtcatctcgtatgaatgaacttgtgcgacccgcctggtccctttccgtgtcccgaagaaggcacatgttcaggaaatacgttgtgacgtaagcacgtattagttcaagtcggtttgatattaaggatagttatagctcgattcaaaagactatattaacagtagccgttattcacattctttaaataggttgggataaaacgagattatgacaaaacgaaaatgaagaacatttctgttttgaacgaccccgttgtaacgtaaagagtttcatgaacttggcccgtcccttccgaataaaaaatgagctcttacgttataccTTGCGTTGTTttaaggagaaatggacgtattcgcgaaagtgactaagaaaataaaagaaaagcaaaaataaacaaacgaccaaaatcattctgtatctacgatatatgtcaatcccgagagtagttaaagaaaatgaacaaatgtcgttaaatacgtgcctcgaactagTATAtatgccgtttaaaatcacgaagccgaattaagttAAGAAACCGcgtgattgcaccatatggacgagactgtgggtttgactaatggctcgatcatttcgaccgttaccagaACTACAAGAAATGTGGTCCGACATGCGTgcttgcttaactcgtgcctaaatgaaaaagaacggtaatatccctacttcgaataagcatgcgattaaacgaaacgttgattttctataaccatgctaggatgatatatcccgtaaattggaagaaataaaaatttgttgctagccgaaagattaccgtgcgctcaaataagactcgccgtcttctCACGTAgcccaaaacgagcaaacggattcttgacgctaaaaacaaacacgttacgcgatgagtccgttccctaaaataaaatccaaaaaagtTATTTCATCACTAAACGAACACGTGGTTacatctctcgatagatccaaaagatcccgtcataatccaaaaatcgagacacgaacccacgcgaataaaagggaacgagtcattgtcaataacgaacgattgaactgaaaagataactcgtaccacgtctaaaatccgagatgcgctcaaagggtgtcaaaacccaaactaatgcgtctcacgaaataacgaaagacgagttattcgaaaggacaatccaagtTGGttgatatcttagtcactgaacacTGATACATCAgaacgaattgtattgtttgatggatgatttattttttcgcaataatcgacggcatcacgcacCCCCTGGACTGCAATGttagccccaaaccaaaatcataggaaagagacttggaccatcgagtgtgtggaggaataagggtggaagagagatgttgtgatacgtgtatttagactaacgtttgctcgtcttatcttatatatccaaaaataataaacgcacacaccacgactcATACAtataaatcatgcatacatactgaaACGAGTGTTGCTTATGCAGACGTCACCATTAAGAGGTCTTGATACCGCGAgggtaaccggctagtcaggcagtttgatcagctacagattgtcagttccgaatcagcagttgtggcttctgaatcatcttcatccgagtcATCTCAGTCATCGATCAGTATGTCTATAACAGAGGAGAAAATAGCTGGTCTAGTGATATGGGTGGACAACATCAAGGGTGAACTAGCTGCAATTTCGGTCCAGCTGGCTGAGCTTACAATGAAGGGTAACAAAAGTGGCAGTGAACCAGCTGGGAACGTTGCGAACATCGGTCCCCATTTTGGAGGTAACTATCAAGATTGCGTAACAAGCAGTTTGGGAAAGAGAAAGCAAAAGGAGGTGAATGGAAGTCACACATCTCACCGGAAGTGTGAAACCCACGTGGAGTTCAgactccctgacatgaagaagtttgatggaactggggatcctaccgcccatgtgaaccaatatgTGGCAGCAATGAAGCACATAATTCTGACTGAGGAACAGATCCTAGGGCTGTTCAGTGCCTATCTGGAAGGAGTTGCCCTtgtgtggtttcatgcattgccgctGGGAacaaagagagattggaaagaactGGCAAAGGCATTCATcacccaatatagcttcaacactatgtttgaggttactttgagggagctagagagaaccaagcagcaggctggggagtctttgtccgactttgtgagtaggtggagagctaaggcgGCAGTTATGAAACAGAAGTCGTCGGAGCATGATCAGATCCGGGTGGTAATCGGCAATACTTTGCCATATGTTAGGAATAAGCTGCGGTGtatgcctttcaccgattttaatcagatgtatagctacgctttgacagttgagggggatggagagtcGAAAAGAGCTTATATTAAATGGACGAAGTCGGGGTATAGTAccggagggccaagtactaATATAGAACCTACCGCATTAAAGGTACTTGAACTCAATACTATCAAGAAAAGGCACTTCACCCAGTTTGATCAGacttatgcaaaagttttcgaacgattgcagaaaaaggaattgctgaaagctcttactcccaAGAACAAGATAGGACCCACACCACAGATGATAACTAAggggtattgtgagttccatagtaactacggacacaccattgaaaactgtgagaggttgaagcatgagatccaggatctgattgataaaaagaaaatagttgacccatcgtcagcaaaccctcccCCTAAGTGCAATCCATCGCCTAGTCACAGGGTGAGCGCAATTGGATCTGGGTTGGAGGAGAGCTTTGTGGTGGAATCATTCCGCGAATTTAAGGAAGAGCTTTTGAGTTCTGAAGATAAGTTAAATGTGGGAAATGGATTGCATGTATCTGTCATAGGAGAAGGACTAACAGAGGAAGTGATaaatgttaagcccaaaatatacctaaaatatcatcaataattacatcaatattgctacgaatttatgctatttataactatttagaatacttttactctcaaatatgtttctttcatgcaaggtacataaatatttggtaaaatccaaataggagtaaaaagagctcaaaaatagaagaaaagccctacaaaagcaGTCAaagaggacacgaacgagagcgaaaaagtgaaaaacgctccatgccgcgaccgcggcccccccttttcacggtcgcgacacgcgtccttcagccTTTTTTCCCTTCGTCTGAAGTACAattgttgctcccccattctcggtagagaatttaataattctcggtacgagcagtaGATTTtggaagcctagttacacactttcgttttcgacgaaacacgatcgttcgggtggataaagacgtcctttcgcagcggacacaatccttcacaacggacacgacacttcaatcaagactcttcaacgtctataaataaagagttgatggagagatGAAGTAGGATATAatgatatgtgtagaagaaagaaattagtgtagaatttatgcagaaattccgaatcaagtgattcagaagttagatttagattctgtaaaaagcaatatgatgtacacacattgtttacaaattaataacaaattcagtagcgtttagacattgttccagtttagttttcattttggtagtagaccgacccagtctctattacgaagattcaacaagaagattgagtagaggattcgcccctgagcctgacaaactctaacgaaacccaaggaaaggattgacaacccgttcacttgcacgccatcgaagaattcaatgctccatgttctctgtaaacttgtatcaatctatatttcatctaataaagtctgttctattcgatagattcttatgcagcactttggtaaatgagccgCAGTGGATTGatactggtgttttcattaaaacgtatttaattcaaatctttacaaggaaactttgttgaacacttaggcaaattataatctcgaaagagttttaatttgattaagggcaactatcccgaaagggttttgtcgcgttcaaagccaattaattagaggttccgtcatttatttcatctttataattcgtacaaagtttaaagttgtttctttgcttaatgcaaacaaatatacctgtttacttttctaaagtactaaaacgttccggttttgcaaattcaatcttaaatcagatattttctaacatcttcatattctaatctaattcttattctagcaatttcaaaaccaaaaccgattaaacgattttccatattataaacctttaaagtaaatttaaccgattataaataagttttgttcaaaaaacgttccctgtgggatcgatatcttttattactacaagcgtataccgtgcacttgcggaaatcgttcaacaagtttttggcgccgttgccggggaatgccaaaatttttgacaaaattttaaatttttcgtattttattacgaatctaggtttattcatacttattcaaacttttatatttttaattattttcaattactaacatatttatttttcaaattctgttttgtaggtagtttcggttcgtgcgaaatttcaagttcatgcgcagttctcgaagttcgggcacgtcaccagatcctattgacccagaaattgaaagaactcttaaaaagaacaagaaagaaaagaaaaagaaaaaccaaaccccaataaaaactaaaattaccgagccagaagttatggccacacttatggattacgctaggccaggagtggccggtgtaaccaacagtatagttagaccccaaattaatgcacatcattttgaaattaagcctgcgttgcttaatatattgcaaaataatgtaacgttttacgggttacctaacgaaaatcctaatacccatttgacaaatttcttagaaatttgtgacacttttaaaattactgatgtaactgtagaagcaatcaaacttcgcctttttccttttactttgaaggatcgagccaaagaatggttaacttctatgccagcctcatcaattgagacttgggaacaattagcccaagcatttttatcaaaattcttccctttagcaaaaaccgcaagagtcattaaagagttaacatctttttctcaaaatgatagtgaaactctttatgaggcttgggaacgttttaaagaacttcaacgtttatgcccacaccaccaattgcccgctgaactcttaatgcaaacattttataatggactaaatcctacaacaagaggttcattggacgctatgtctgaagggttattcatgaagaaaacatctgcccaagcaagagaacttttagaggaaatggcaatcaacagcagtatgtggctcgcggaacgtggacacgtaccattagcgaaaccatcatcctcaacaacatcatcagttaaaggtatagtgaatcttgatccagtagcgatgttgcaagcccaattttctgccttgtcgcacaaaattgataggtttatggcaccgtgtgatcctaatggtcaaccaatccaaacagatgtggattacgaaggtatgagtgagattgaacaggtaaattttgtccaagggcaaaaccaaactaataatccttattccaatacatataatcctagatggagaaatcatcctaactttaactggagagacaataataatactaatgctaatcaaaatcgtactactaattatcaaaatcaatcaagagattcgattagcactttatcttctaaaatcgacaaattcattgatGCGATGAGcgaaaaaataagtaatcacgacgatggttttaaacggatcgagaataaattcgatcagcttattaaaaaccaatcatctagcatccataatttggagattcaaattggacaactcgctaaatcaattccatcccgcaaagagggaagtcttccaagccatacggaagaaaatccgaaagagcatgttaaggctatcactcttcgtttagggaaaaattacttaggcccggaaatgaccggaaattcgactttacctggaactgatttaccaaagcccaaagaagatacttaaataaaaaagatgcaccgattgactctagtacaaaaacttttgtacccaaaccaccttttccacacaaagtccgcaacaaggactatgataaataacttttaacatttttagacaaacttaagaatttgcatattaatttaacgtttatggatgcaattacgcaaattcccaattatggtaaattcctcaaagatttaatttcaaagaaaatcagttgggaaggaatttcatccatttcactaactgaagattgtagttcaattgtgtcaagcaatttgcccataaaactcaaggatcccggatgttttaccattccgtgtaaattgggagatatagaattcccaagttgcctttgtgatttaggagcaagcattaacttgatgccattatctatttttaataagttaggcttagaagaagacatcaaacgtaccaatatggttttgcaattagcggatcaaaccactaaaagaccatacggtataatagaggatgttttagttaaagttgacaaatttatttttcctaccgatttcgttattttagattttgcttatgatgtaaattgtccgctaatctttggtagaccgttcatgaacacgggacgtgctctagtcgATGTATCAGAaaggaaagtagttttacggataggagatgataagattgagtttgatatgaaccaagcgatgaaatatcctatggaagatttcgcttgtatgaaactcgatttaattgaagaatgtgtaaatgacattgttcagaaagaagaagtaatagaacctataatgagtgaggaactataAGATAAgtacccagaacctttgattcgtgaagatggaccagttccgccttcgattgtagttccacctaaattagaacttaaagaattaccaagtcatttgaggtacgctttcttaggcgaaggcgattctctacctattattatctctaacaaactaACACAAGTTCAAgcagagaaattgaaagaagttgttagaaataggataggaagtatgggttggcaaatttctgacttaaaaggtattaatccaagtattgtaatgcatagaattcacttagaagaagataagccacctaaagcggataggcaaagacgcctaaatccgaatatgaaagaagtagtaaaaaatgagattactaaacttctggacaatggaatcatctaccctatctcggatagtgaatgggttagtccaatccattgtgtacctaaaaaaggaggcataacaattgtaaggaatgaagaaggagaATTAATACccacacgaaccaccactggttggagagtttgtatagattatagaaatttaaataaagcaactaggaaagatcattttcctcttcctttcattgatcaaatgatcgaaaggatagctggtcatgcgttctactgttttcttgatggttactccggattctttcaaatatacatttacccggatgaccaagataaaacaaccttcacatgtccttacggaacatttgcatatagaagaatgccctttggtctatgtaacgcacctgcaacatttcaacgttgtatgactgcgatttttaatgatttcattgaagatatcatggaagtttttatggacgatttttcagtttatggagattcttttgattcatgcctaggaaacttggataaagttttgtctaggtgtgaagaaacaaatttggtattaaactgggaaaaatgtcatttcatggttgacgaaggaattgttttaggtcacaaaatatctgaaaaaggattagaagtagatagagcaaaaacctcagtaatagagaaattaccccctccaactactgttaagggagtgagatcatttttaggacatgctggtttttacagaagatttattaagaatttttctgtaattttcaaaccacttactaatctactcatgaaagattctacctttgattttaatgaagaatgcgttaaagctttcgaaacattgaaaacaggtttagtcagtgcacctgttattgctaaacccgattgggatttaccatttgaaattatgtgtgatgcaagtgatttagctgtcggatgtgttctaggtcaaaggaaagataagaaacttcatgtcatttattatgcaagtcacacactgtctggtgcacaattaaactacaccacaagagaaaaagaaatgttagccgtagtttttgcatgtgacaagtttaggtcatacttattaggttcaaaagttattatttacactGATCATGCATCATTAAGATATTtgtttgctaaaaaggatgcaaaaccacgtctaattagatgggttttattgttgcaagaatttgatatagaaattaaagacaaaaagggagttgaaaaccttgtcgccgatcatctatcgagacttgaagatgaaaacggtcctataggtgaaactatcggtatacgagatgatttccctgatgaacatctctatcaaatgaaaagtTACATATCAccttggtatgcagatattgctaattatctcgcagccaatattgttccggaaggattaaattcccaccaaaggaagaaatttttcttcgatattaaacaatacttttgggaagatccttttttgttcaaaacttgtggtgacgggataattaggagatgcgttggtgaaaatgaatttgaatccataatgtcagaatgtcattctagcttttatggaggacataatggagttaacaagacagcagctagaatatttgaaagcggtttcttttggcctacgatgtttaaggacGTCCGTTCGTTTAtcactcgttgtgataagtgccaaagaacaggaaatctaggaaggaaagatgagatgcccctcacaaccatattagaagttgaagtcttcgacatgtggggaatagatttcatgggaccttttcccccttccaatggtaaaacttacatattagttgccgtcgattatgtttcgaagtgggttgaagcaattgcaaccccgacaaacgattctaaagttgtcgttaattttcttgacgatatattctgtagatttggttgtccaagagttatcgttagtgatggcggttgttagatgaggtgccgcggcctaatctcccgggcggaccggggggtggacaacctcatggcgacgtaagcggtgactggcgccgaaagcaaccaatcgtggaatcaagctgctcggcaggaccggagctcggagatatggaagagtcgccacccatgaatgggaaaatgaacaccgatcccttgcgggagaccggtgtgggttcgggaaacttaggtacgagccgagaaggctagctcctttccggaaaaaggctactaggcaccccgacatcgcccggttatgaaccaccggcctcctactcagcatgttaggcgataacggactaatcgtatacttctttaagtttaaaattcatttgaaacccttttctttctctttttagaaaccgttttgagcatatgatattgaaaagccacatcagtaaagaatcacccatttatgtttatacatacacagagagggggaagaaagaagtgatttatttgcaaccgtattaaatattatgtcgtgtgtttattctacactaacttatttcccaaaaacggatttatttacatggttcgcaccttaatcgccgttggaacgattcaggtgcgttttaaaatcccgtttgatgaagtttacccgaatcgccgttggaacgactcgagtatttgaaaacgtttgagataaaaaaaccttttaatgagaaaacatggttaaacatacaagtcaattttattttgtacaaattctttaagaaaatggttcaaaactctattattcgcaaagaaaacgattttaattacaatgatcccttaatccgcctttggaacggattagggttttaaaacttggtattttgaagacgatttgaaatattaacaagaatgactccatttatttacattacaaatctaaaaaaaacattagtttaaataattcaattgaaaactctctttttggtgatttattttccccacttacttaatggactctttaactattataatt encodes:
- the LOC136220594 gene encoding uncharacterized protein yields the protein MSITEEKIAGLVIWVDNIKGELAAISVQLAELTMKGNKSGSEPAGNVANIGPHFGGNYQDCVTSSLGKRKQKEVNGSHTSHRKCETHVEFRLPDMKKFDGTGDPTAHVNQYVAAMKHIILTEEQILGLFSAYLEGVALVWFHALPLGTKRDWKELAKAFITQYSFNTMFEVTLRELERTKQQAGESLSDFVSRWRAKAAVMKQKSSEHDQIRVVIGNTLPYVRNKLRCMPFTDFNQMYSYALTVEGDGESKRAYIKWTKSGYSTGGPSTNIEPTALKVLELNTIKKRHFTQFDQTYAKVFERLQKKELLKALTPKNKIGPTPQMITKGYCEFHSNYGHTIENCERLKHEIQDLIDKKKIVDPSSANPPPKCNPSPSHRVSAIGSGLEESFVVESFREFKEELLSSEDKLNVGNGLHVSVIGEGLTEEVINVKPKIYLKYHQ